The Salegentibacter mishustinae genome includes a window with the following:
- the gap gene encoding type I glyceraldehyde-3-phosphate dehydrogenase — MSTKIGINGFGRIGRIAFRIAAEKSDVEVVAINDLLDVDHLAYLLKYDSVHGKFKGDVSVKDGNLVVNGKNIRITAEKNPEDLKWGDVGVDVVVDCTGIFKEKDSASAHLKAGAKKVVISAPSKTAPMFVMGVNHQDVKPEDSIVSNASCTTNCLAPLAKVIDDEFGLVEGLMTTVHATTATQLTVDGPSAKDFRGGRSALMNIIPSSTGAAVAVGKVIPKLDGKLTGMAFRVPTADVSVVDLTVKTEKSVSYDDVKAAFKKASEGSYKGVISYTDDAVVSQDFVSDAHTCNFDADAGIALNDNFFKLIAWYDNEYGYSAKLLELAAHVNSI; from the coding sequence ATGAGTACAAAAATTGGAATTAATGGTTTTGGCCGAATTGGACGTATCGCGTTTAGAATCGCGGCTGAAAAGAGTGACGTAGAAGTTGTAGCAATAAACGATTTATTGGATGTTGATCATTTGGCTTATTTGCTGAAGTATGATTCTGTTCACGGTAAATTTAAAGGAGATGTTTCTGTTAAAGACGGAAATCTTGTGGTGAATGGGAAAAACATTCGTATCACAGCAGAGAAAAATCCAGAAGACCTTAAATGGGGAGATGTTGGAGTAGACGTTGTGGTAGATTGTACTGGAATTTTCAAAGAAAAAGATAGCGCTAGCGCACACCTTAAAGCCGGAGCCAAGAAAGTTGTAATTTCTGCACCTTCTAAAACCGCACCTATGTTTGTAATGGGTGTGAATCACCAGGATGTAAAACCAGAAGATTCTATAGTTTCTAATGCTTCTTGTACTACTAACTGTCTTGCACCACTTGCAAAAGTGATAGATGATGAGTTCGGACTTGTGGAAGGTTTAATGACCACGGTTCACGCAACTACGGCTACTCAGCTTACAGTAGATGGTCCATCAGCAAAAGATTTTAGAGGAGGTAGAAGTGCTCTTATGAATATTATCCCTTCTTCAACCGGGGCAGCTGTTGCTGTAGGTAAAGTGATTCCTAAATTAGATGGTAAACTTACCGGAATGGCTTTTAGAGTACCAACTGCTGATGTTTCTGTAGTAGACCTTACGGTTAAGACAGAAAAGTCTGTGAGTTATGATGATGTAAAAGCTGCATTCAAAAAAGCTTCTGAAGGATCTTACAAAGGAGTAATTTCTTATACAGATGATGCAGTGGTTTCTCAGGATTTCGTATCAGATGCACATACTTGTAACTTTGATGCCGATGCCGGAATTGCACTTAACGATAACTTTTTCAAATTAATTGCGTGGTATGATAACGAATATGGTTATTCTGCTAAGCTTTTAGAATTGGCAGCACACGTTAATTCAATTTAA
- the pfkA gene encoding 6-phosphofructokinase produces the protein MAKKINKIAVLTSGGDAPGMNAAIRAVVRSCSYYNLECVGVYRGYQGLIEGDFEDLTARSVRNIINKGGTFLKSSRSEEFKTEEGRAKAHKKLTDAGVDALVVIGGDGTFTGGLYFNKEFDFPIVGIPATIDNDINGTDYTLGYDTALNTVVEAIDKIRDTASSHNRLFLIEVMGRDAGDIALNSGIGAGAEEILLPEEDQGIQRMMDSLEKSKKSGKTSSIIVVAEGEKSGKNIFQLAEFISQSHKEYDIRVSVLGHIQRGGSPSCFDRVLASKLGVGAVEALTDGKTNIMVGVHHQKVVHVPLETALKEDREFDQELRRVANITSV, from the coding sequence ATGGCGAAGAAAATTAATAAAATTGCAGTCTTAACATCCGGTGGTGATGCTCCCGGAATGAACGCCGCTATTCGTGCGGTTGTTAGATCCTGTTCATATTATAATCTGGAGTGTGTTGGTGTTTACCGCGGCTACCAGGGGCTTATAGAAGGAGATTTTGAAGATCTTACTGCAAGATCTGTTAGAAATATAATTAATAAAGGTGGAACTTTCCTAAAATCTTCCCGATCTGAAGAATTTAAAACCGAAGAAGGACGGGCAAAAGCTCATAAAAAACTTACCGATGCCGGTGTAGATGCTTTGGTGGTGATTGGTGGAGATGGAACTTTTACCGGAGGCCTTTACTTCAATAAAGAATTTGATTTTCCTATTGTGGGGATTCCCGCAACTATAGATAACGATATTAACGGTACCGATTATACTCTGGGTTACGACACTGCTTTAAATACGGTGGTAGAAGCTATAGATAAGATTCGCGATACCGCAAGTTCTCATAACCGCTTGTTTTTAATTGAGGTTATGGGGCGGGATGCAGGTGATATTGCTTTAAATAGTGGTATTGGTGCAGGAGCCGAAGAAATATTACTTCCGGAAGAAGACCAGGGAATTCAGCGTATGATGGATTCTTTGGAAAAAAGTAAGAAATCCGGAAAAACCTCCAGTATTATTGTGGTGGCTGAAGGTGAAAAGAGCGGGAAGAATATTTTTCAGTTAGCTGAATTTATCTCGCAAAGCCACAAAGAATATGATATTAGAGTCTCTGTGCTGGGTCATATTCAAAGAGGAGGTTCTCCAAGTTGTTTTGATCGTGTTCTGGCCAGTAAACTTGGTGTTGGTGCGGTTGAAGCATTAACCGATGGTAAAACCAACATCATGGTAGGGGTACACCACCAAAAAGTGGTACACGTACCTTTGGAAACTGCTTTAAAAGAAGACAGGGAATTTGATCAAGAATTGAGAAGGGTGGCAAACATCACTTCCGTGTAA